In Acinonyx jubatus isolate Ajub_Pintada_27869175 chromosome A3, VMU_Ajub_asm_v1.0, whole genome shotgun sequence, a genomic segment contains:
- the LOC106978136 gene encoding E3 ubiquitin-protein ligase RNF103 isoform X1, giving the protein MWLKLFFLLLYFLVLFVLARFFEAIVWYETGIFATQLVDPVALSFKKLKTILECRGLGYSGLPEKKDVRELVEKSGDLMEGELYSALKEEEASESVSSTNFSGEMHFYELVEDTKDGIWLVQVIANDRSPLVGKIHWEKMVKKVSRFGIRTGTFNCSSDPRYCRRRGWLRSTLIMSVPQTSTSKGKVMLKEYSGRKIEVEHIFKWITAHAASRIKTIYNAEHLKEEWNKSDQYWVKIYLFANLDQPPAFFSALSIKFTGRVEFIFVNVENWDNKSFMTDIGVYNMPSYILRTPEGIYRYGNHTGEFISLQAMDSFLRSLQPEVNDLFVLSLVLVNLMAWMDLFITQGATIKRFVVLISTLGTYNSLLIISWLPVLGFLQLPYLDSFYEYSLKLLRYSNTTTLASWVRADWMFYSSHPALFLSTYLGHGLLIDYFEKKRRRNSNNDEVNANNLEWLSSLWDWYTSYLFHPIASFQNFPIESDWDEDPDLFLERLAFPDLWLHPLIPTDYIKNLPMWRFKCLGVQSEEEMSEGSQDIENDSDSESTDTFSSEKEVFEDKESIVHNSPGRASHCDAEACSCANKYCQTSPYEKKGRSYGLYNANEDMEPDWLTWPADMLHCTECVVCLENFENGCLLMGLPCGHVFHQNCIVMWLAGGRHCCPVCRWPSYKKKQPYAQHQPLSNDVPS; this is encoded by the exons ATGTGGCTGAAGCTGTTTTTCCTACTCCTCTATTTTCTGGTCCTGTTCGTCCTGGCCAGGTTTTTTGAGGCCATTGTGTGGTATGAAACTGGCATCTTTGCCACCCAGCTGGTGGATCCGGTGGCGCTGAGCTTCAAGAAGCTGAAGACCATTCTGGAGTGCCGGGGGCTGGGGTACTCGGGGCTGCCCGAGAAGAAGGATGTCCGGGAGCTGGTGGAAAAGTCAG gtgACTTGATGGAAGGTGAGCTCTATTCTGCACTCAAGGAAGAAGAAGCATCTGAATCTGTTTCTAGTACCAATTTCAGTGGTGAAATGCACTTCTATGAGCTTGTAGAAGACACAAAAGATGGCATCTGGCTGGTTCAG GTCATAGCAAATGACAGAAGTCCCTTGGTCGGTAAAATCCACTGGGAGAAAATGGTGAAAAAGGTGTCAAGATTTGGAATACGTACAGGCACTTTTAATTGTTCCAGTGACCCCAG ATACTGCAGGAGAAGAGGCTGGTTGCGATCTACACTCATTATGTCTGTCCCACAAACGAGCACTTCTAAAGGGAAAGTCATGCTTAAAGAATATAGCGGACGCAAGATTGAAGTGGAGCACATTTTTAAGTGGATAACTGCTCATGCAGCTTCTCGGATCAAAACCATTTATAATGCTGAACATTTGAAAGAAGAATGGAATAAAAGCGATCAATATTGGGTAAAAATATACCTATTTGCAAACCTTGACCAACCCCCAGCTTTTTTCTCTGCACTAAGTATAAAGTTTACCGGAAGagtggagtttatttttgttaatgtggaAAATTGGGACAACAAGAGTTTTATGACAGATATTGGTGTATATAACATGCCATCATACATTCTTAGAACTCCTGAAGGAATTTACAGATATGGAAATCACACAGGTGAATTTATATCCCTTCAGGCTATGGATTCATTTTTGCGCTCATTACAACCTGAAGTAAATGATCTGTTTGTTTTGAGCTTGGTTCTAGTTAATCTTATGGCTTGGATGGACTTATTTATCACACAAGGAGCAACCATAAAGCGATTTGTGGTTCTCATAAGCACTTTAGGGACATACAACTCTCTGTTAATTATTTCCTGGCTACCTGTGTTGGGCTTTTTACAGCTCCCTTACTTAGATAGCTTTTATGAATATAGCTTAAAATTGTTGCGATATTCTAATACAACCACACTGGCTTCATGGGTAAGGGCAGACTGGATGTTCTATTCTTCCCACCCGGCCCTATTTCTCAGTACGTACCTTGGACATGGTTTACTAATTGATTACTTTGAGAAGAAGAGACGGCGCAACAGCAACAATGATGAAGTCAATGCCAATAACTTAGAATGGTTATCAAGTCTGTGGGACTGGTACACCAGCTACCTCTTCCACCCGATTGCTTCTTTTCAGAACTTTCCTATAGAATCTGATTGGGACGAAGACCCTGACTTATTCTTGGAGCGGTTAGCTTTCCCTGACCTTTGGCTTCACCCTCTGATACCAActgattacattaaaaatttgcCAATGTGGCGATTTAAATGTCTTGGAGTCCAGTCTGAAGAGGAAATGTCGGAGGGTTCTCAAGATATTGAAAATGACTCAGACAGCGAGAGCACAGACACTTTTAGCAGTGAAAAGGAAGTATTTGAAGATAAAGAAAGCATAGTTCACAATTCTCCAGGAAGAGCAAGTCACTGTGATGCTGAGGCTTGTTCATGTGCCAATAAATATTGTCAGACCAGCCCATACGAAAAGAAGGGGAGGTCATATGGATTATATAATGCTAATGAAGATATGGAGCCTGATTGGTTAACTTGGCCTGCTGATATGCTGCACTGTACTGAATGTGTTGTTTGCCTAGAGAATTTTGAAAACGGATGTTTGCTAATGGGGTTGCCTTGTGGTCATGTGTTCCATCAGAATTGCATTGTGATGTGGTTGGCTGGGGGCCGACACTGTTGCCCTGTTTGCCGGTGGCCTTCTTATAAAAAAAAGCAGCCGTATGCACAACACCAGCCCTTGTCAAATGATGTCCCATCTTAA
- the LOC106978136 gene encoding E3 ubiquitin-protein ligase RNF103 isoform X3, producing MWLKLFFLLLYFLVLFVLARFFEAIVWYETGIFATQLVDPVALSFKKLKTILECRGLGYSGLPEKKDVRELVEKSGDLMEGELYSALKEEEASESVSSTNFSGEMHFYELVEDTKDGIWLVQILQEKRLVAIYTHYVCPTNEHF from the exons ATGTGGCTGAAGCTGTTTTTCCTACTCCTCTATTTTCTGGTCCTGTTCGTCCTGGCCAGGTTTTTTGAGGCCATTGTGTGGTATGAAACTGGCATCTTTGCCACCCAGCTGGTGGATCCGGTGGCGCTGAGCTTCAAGAAGCTGAAGACCATTCTGGAGTGCCGGGGGCTGGGGTACTCGGGGCTGCCCGAGAAGAAGGATGTCCGGGAGCTGGTGGAAAAGTCAG gtgACTTGATGGAAGGTGAGCTCTATTCTGCACTCAAGGAAGAAGAAGCATCTGAATCTGTTTCTAGTACCAATTTCAGTGGTGAAATGCACTTCTATGAGCTTGTAGAAGACACAAAAGATGGCATCTGGCTGGTTCAG ATACTGCAGGAGAAGAGGCTGGTTGCGATCTACACTCATTATGTCTGTCCCACAAACGAGCACTTCTAA